The Chelonoidis abingdonii isolate Lonesome George chromosome 21, CheloAbing_2.0, whole genome shotgun sequence genome contains a region encoding:
- the CDC6 gene encoding cell division control protein 6 homolog, protein MPSTRSQTQTAIDFPRRKQARTPGAPTAGCKDAASNPTRVTLLPLSPRDKVLPLSPRKRLGDDNLCNVPQSLPCSPTKQSKKENELPSASRKGRRLFFSEQPTTESPGKRNNLVLSPLLKRQETPKSSERAHLNKEPVCIQLFKQEGTCYQQAKSVLHTAVPDRLLAREKETDAIRRFLKEHVCGEKPGSLYISGAPGTGKTACLSRILQDFQNELLGSKTIVLNCMSLSSSQAVFPAIAEQMGQQGAPKVSGRELVRKLEKQLTAQGTPMTVLVLDEMDQLDSKGQDVLYTVFEWPWLIGSRLVLIGVANTLDLTDRILARLQARPKCKPQLLNFPPYTKEQIASILQERLRQVSGDEVLDSTAIQFCARKVSAVSGDARKALDVCRRAIEIVELDVRSQTVFKPLPGCKSPTTSASVSPVPRRVGLPHISRVISDVYGDRMALGSDGASDSFPLQQKILVCSLLLLARQLKAKEVTLGKLHEAYSRVCRRQQMAAVAQSECLSLATLLESRGILALKKAKEARLTKVSLKIEERDVEHALKDGVLVGNILAEGQL, encoded by the exons ATGCCCAGCACCAGGTCCCAGACCCAGACCGCTATCGACTTCCCCAGGAGGAAACAGGCCAGGACGCCGGGCGCGCCTACTGCGGGTTGCAAAGATGCCGCATCGAACCCCACCAGGGTGACCCTCCTGCCGCTCTCTCCCCGGGACAAGGTCCTGCCGCTGAGCCCCCGCAAACGCCTAG GTGATGACAACCTGTGTAACGTCCCCCAGTCACTGCCCTGCTCCCCAACAAAGCAGAGCAAGAAGGAGAATGAGCTCCCATCTGCCTCTCGCAAGGGGCGACGCTTGTTCTTCAGTGAGCAGCCAACGACTGAATCTCCTGGCAAGAGGAACAACTTGGTGCTGTCCCCGCTCCTCAAGCGGCAGGAGACCCCAAAAAGCTCTGAGCGCGCTCATCTCAACAAGGAACCTGTGTGCATCCAGCTGTTCAAGCAGGAAG GCACTTGTTATCAGCAGGCAAAGAGCGTTCTGCACACAGCTGTCCCTGATCGGCTTCTTGCCAGGGAGAAGGAGACTGATGCCATCAGGCGGTTCCTGAAAGAGCATGTCTGTGGGGAGAAACCTGGCAGTCTTTACATCTCCGGTGCTCCTGGCACTGGAAAAACTGCCTGTCTGAGCAGAATCCTGCAAGACTTCCAG AATGAGCTCCTGGGCAGCAAAACCATTGTCCTGAACTGCATGTCCCTCAGCAGCTCCCAGGCCGTGTTCCCAGCCATAGCTGAGCagatgggccagcagggggcgcccaAGGTATCTGGGAGAGAGCTGGTGAGGAAGCTGGAGAAGCAGCTGACAGCACAGGGGACACCCATGAC CGTGCTGGTGCTGGATGAGATGGACCAGCTGGACAGCAAAGGACAGGACGTGCTCTACACAGTGTTTGAGTGGCCGTGGCTCATTGGCTCCAGGCTTGTCCTCATTG GAGTGGCCAACACCTTGGACCTCACAGACCGGATCCTGGCCAGGCTACAGGCCCGGCCCAAGTGCAAACCCCAGCTGCTAAACTTCCCACCTTACACAAAGGAGCAGATTGCCTCCATCCTGCAGGAACGGCTGAGACAG GTGTCTGGCGATGAGGTCTTGGACAGCACTGCCATCCAGTTCTGTGCCCGGAAAGTCTCTGCAGTTTCAGGAGATGCTCGCAAGGCGCTGGACGTATGCAG GCGAGCCATTGAGATTGTGGAGTTGGACGTGAGAAGCCAGACTGTCTTCAAACCACTGCCTGGCT GTAAATCACCCACTACCTCCGCCTCGGTCTCCCCAGTTCCTAGGAGAGTTGGGCTCCCGCACATATCCCGGGTGATCTCGGATGTGTATGGTGACAGGATGGCCCTGGGAAGCGATGGAGCCAGTGActccttccccctgcagcagaagatcctggtctgctccctgctgctcctagctAGGCAGCTGAAAGCCAAGGAGGTGACGCTGGGGAAG ctgcaTGAAGCCTACAGCAGAGTCTGCCGGCGGCAGCAGATGGCAGCCGTGGCCCAGTCCGAATGCCTCTCCCTTGCCACCCTCTTGGAATCCAGGGGCATCCTGGCACTGAAGAAAGCCAAGGAGGCCAGGCTCACAAAG GTTTCCCTGAAGATAGAGGAGAGGGATGTGGAACATGCCCTCAAGGATGGCGTCTTGGTTGGAAACATCTTGGCGGAGGGGCAGCTCTAG